From Phycisphaerae bacterium:
GCCACCAGAACGGCGATGATCGCCACCACCACCAACAGCTCGATGAGCGTGAACGATTTCGAATGTCGGATTTCGAATTTCGACTTTGCGGACAGGACTGTTTGGCCGCCGATGCTCATGTTCTTCCTCAAATCATAAATCATAAATCATAAATCAAAAATCAGAAATCGCCCTTCCTCGTGGCCACCGAAGCCCGCTCAATGAACCGCGGATGAAGTTGGACCTGAGTTGGCCTCGAATGCGGGTTCGTCAGCCGGTCCAGGAGTATCTCCGCTGCGACCTTGCCCATCTCGAACCAGTTCTGAACCACGGTGGTCATCGCGACCCGCGGCGACTTCGCCACGTCCAGGTTGTCGTTGCTGACCACCGAGACGTCGTCCGGCACCCGCAGGCCTCTGCTCCAAAGCCGTTCGATCGCCGCCACCGCCAGGTCCTCATTGCTGAAGAGAACGGCGGTCGGCGGCGTCGGGTCGTCGATCAGCCTGTCGATCACGCCGTCGATCTCGCCGCGGGCCTCCTCGCGAACCCCCTTGAGCTTGAACACCGAATTGGTGTGGATCGGGCAGTCGCAGGTCACCATGCCCCGCAAAAAACCGGTCAACCGCTCCTCAAGACTGGTCCGGTTGACCCGCCGCGTGACGTACGCAATCTGCCGGTGCCCAGCCTCCACCAGGTGCCTGACCACGATCAGCGAACCTTCGACGTTGTCGGTCACCACGCAGTCGCCCTCGAAACCGGTCGGCACGGCATCGAGCAGAACGAACGGATAACCCTCGTCGCTCAGCCGGGCCAACTCGGCGTCAACCGCCTCCGATGGGTCGTACCAGATCGCAAATCCCGCATGGTACTCATCCGAATCGCCCTGGAGGCGCTTGACCATCTCGTCCGCATCATGAAAAAAGTCCACCCCCACATGATAGCCGCGCTCCGCCAGAACCTCGTGCATCCCCTCCAGAACGCCCGGCCGCATCACCACGTCCTCGCTGAACGGCATGGGCGAGATGTACTTGATCAGCCGCCGCTGAGCCGCACGCCCCGAATCACGCTCCGTCACGAACGTCCCCTGACCCCGACGACGGACCAGCAGCCCCTCAGCCGCCAGATTCGCCAACCCCTTGCTGATGGTCAGACGATTCAGCGAGAACTCCTTCTCCAACTCCCGCTCCGACGGGATCTTACAGCCGGGACGCCACTCGCCGCTGCGAATCCGACGGCGAATCGTCTCCTGCACGTGCTGATAGCCGCTGCGAACTGGAGCTGCCGGTTGAGCCGATGCCATGTGACGCTCCTGACTGACCAAAGTGGATTATCCAATTGGGTAGTGTAACGGAATCCGGCATTCTCTGCAAGAGGAATTCCAGCGGCCTACGGGTCGGGTATTGACAGTCACCGAGCGTCTTGGTATATTCAAAGATACAAATATACCCAGCTATGCTTAATGAACGCGGATCGCCGAAAGGTTCATGATGCCCAAGCCCTTGTACGAACAGGTGGCGGAAGACTTGCGGGAGAAACTCAGCCGCCGGGTCATCGCGCCCGGTCAGCGAATCGCTTCCGAACAGGAACTCTGCCGCGAGTATCAGGTCAGCAGCATCACCGTCA
This genomic window contains:
- a CDS encoding GntR family transcriptional regulator encodes the protein MASAQPAAPVRSGYQHVQETIRRRIRSGEWRPGCKIPSERELEKEFSLNRLTISKGLANLAAEGLLVRRRGQGTFVTERDSGRAAQRRLIKYISPMPFSEDVVMRPGVLEGMHEVLAERGYHVGVDFFHDADEMVKRLQGDSDEYHAGFAIWYDPSEAVDAELARLSDEGYPFVLLDAVPTGFEGDCVVTDNVEGSLIVVRHLVEAGHRQIAYVTRRVNRTSLEERLTGFLRGMVTCDCPIHTNSVFKLKGVREEARGEIDGVIDRLIDDPTPPTAVLFSNEDLAVAAIERLWSRGLRVPDDVSVVSNDNLDVAKSPRVAMTTVVQNWFEMGKVAAEILLDRLTNPHSRPTQVQLHPRFIERASVATRKGDF